The Thalassotalea psychrophila genome window below encodes:
- a CDS encoding YgjP-like metallopeptidase domain-containing protein — protein MSKQLKYLSAYSPDVQAQVKTLLTEKRLEKFLLKKYPKTHGIANDNQLREFVQDLKNQYLKKSAPLSKITFDNKIHVINNALGLHSYVTRVQGGKLKSKNEIKIAALFKKTPVEFLSMIVVHELAHLKEKEHNKAFYKLCQHMLPNYHQLEFELRLYLTQIEFIGPIYN, from the coding sequence ATGAGCAAGCAATTAAAATACCTTTCGGCCTATTCACCAGATGTACAGGCACAAGTAAAAACTTTGCTTACTGAAAAACGCTTAGAGAAGTTCCTGTTAAAAAAGTACCCTAAAACACACGGTATCGCTAACGATAATCAGCTTAGAGAATTTGTTCAAGACTTAAAAAATCAATATCTAAAAAAATCAGCACCGCTAAGTAAAATTACCTTCGATAATAAAATCCATGTGATCAATAACGCCCTAGGTTTGCACAGTTATGTCACTCGTGTACAAGGTGGAAAATTAAAATCGAAGAACGAAATTAAAATTGCAGCGCTTTTTAAGAAAACGCCGGTAGAGTTTTTATCAATGATCGTCGTGCATGAATTGGCGCATTTAAAAGAAAAAGAGCACAACAAGGCATTTTATAAGCTATGTCAGCATATGCTCCCGAATTATCACCAGTTAGAATTTGAACTGCGCTTATACTTAACCCAAATAGAGTTTATTGGTCCTATTTATAATTAG
- a CDS encoding pseudouridine synthase codes for MAISRSRLDKLLSDKLNIKRKDVRLLLAQKRVFVDGSLALDIDLIVDSFSLITVDGDIVQANQAKYVMLHKPVGVVSATKDELHKTVIDLLDVPYKSSLHIAGRLDLNSSGLLLLTNDSRWSERLSKPDSKVAKSYQVTLANKLTEDMIPAFLNGMYFEFENITTKPAKLEVLSDYVAKVELVEGKYHQIKRMFGRFRNPVVKLHRQSIGNLQLDVTLKPGESRELHPVEVQSIF; via the coding sequence GTGGCGATAAGCCGAAGTCGGTTAGACAAATTGTTGAGTGACAAACTTAATATCAAACGTAAAGATGTGCGGCTTTTGTTAGCGCAAAAACGCGTCTTTGTTGATGGTAGTTTAGCCTTAGACATAGACTTAATAGTTGATAGTTTTTCACTGATAACAGTAGATGGTGACATAGTACAAGCGAACCAAGCCAAGTATGTAATGTTACACAAGCCTGTCGGCGTGGTGAGTGCGACTAAAGATGAACTTCATAAAACCGTAATCGATTTACTCGACGTTCCTTATAAAAGCTCATTACACATTGCTGGCCGATTAGATTTGAATTCGTCTGGTTTGTTATTACTGACCAATGACAGTCGCTGGTCAGAGAGGCTTTCAAAGCCGGACAGTAAAGTAGCTAAAAGTTATCAAGTAACACTTGCGAATAAGCTGACCGAGGATATGATCCCGGCGTTTTTAAACGGTATGTATTTTGAGTTTGAAAACATTACTACCAAACCGGCAAAGTTAGAGGTTTTGTCTGACTATGTTGCTAAGGTTGAGTTAGTTGAAGGCAAGTATCATCAGATCAAACGCATGTTTGGCCGCTTTAGAAACCCAGTAGTGAAATTGCATCGGCAATCGATAGGTAATTTACAATTGGATGTAACTCTAAAGCCTGGTGAAAGCAGAGAGTTACATCCTGTTGAAGTGCAAAGTATTTTTTAA
- a CDS encoding DUF6702 family protein — MTLYKFNQQLVAILLTVVTLLMSGLAAAHQQKEAYSTILFNDRTQNIEVSHRFYIHDAEHALVKLLNKHADLIGSDDTQQEFAEYIQNKFRLLDDNKQLLPLGSVGFEIEGKFFWVYQEIKQPTVLTAVYVKMAALQDVWPGQINQINVEHSDIKAKSKKSRSVRISENDDWQRITVD, encoded by the coding sequence ATGACATTGTACAAATTTAATCAGCAACTCGTTGCTATTTTACTTACTGTAGTAACGTTATTGATGAGCGGTTTAGCTGCTGCTCATCAGCAAAAAGAAGCTTACAGCACCATTTTATTTAACGACCGTACGCAAAACATTGAAGTGTCGCATCGTTTTTATATTCATGATGCCGAACATGCGTTAGTTAAGTTACTTAATAAACATGCTGATTTAATTGGTTCAGATGACACTCAGCAAGAATTTGCCGAATACATTCAAAATAAATTTCGCTTACTTGATGACAACAAGCAATTATTACCATTAGGCAGTGTTGGTTTTGAAATTGAAGGTAAGTTTTTTTGGGTATACCAAGAAATAAAGCAACCGACAGTATTAACAGCGGTGTATGTAAAAATGGCGGCGTTGCAAGATGTATGGCCGGGGCAAATTAATCAAATTAATGTTGAGCACAGCGATATTAAAGCGAAGAGTAAAAAGTCTCGCTCTGTTCGTATTAGTGAAAATGATGATTGGCAACGTATTACAGTAGATTAA
- a CDS encoding M1 family metallopeptidase has product MNLRSLFIAASFTALFVSPAQATVVKQSKGDFEDKFRQLEEILPTPNDYRNAAGEPGKEYWQQQVDYKIKVQLDEANRRLSAKQTVTYHNNSPYRLKYLWLQLEQNRFKADSMSELTGDFGGIGRRGPATSKPSGSKPAKISFAELRKQQFYADNTLGYDVFNVTDKRGKALKVTLVGSQARIDLNEALDAGDDITFNIDFAFNILEENAVSARAGYEHFPDDAREGGNDIFLLAQWFPRLAAFSDYEAWHNKEFLGRGEFTLEFGNYDVEMTVPADHIVASTGVLQNESKVLTKQQRQRLEQAKTAKRPVFIVSEEEALENEKAGTNKSKTWHFKAENVRDFAWSSSRKFIWDAKGYAQGGDEQEHVMAMSYFPKEGGDLWKKYSTESVIHTMDVYSRYTFDYPYPVAISVNGPVGGMEYPMISFNGPRTKWHEDGTRTYTLAEKRFLIGVVIHEVGHNYFPMIVNSDERQWTWMDEGLNSFLDGVAGREWDHTIPWGVEPRDIIGYMKSDVQVPVMTQSDSVLNLGPNAYTKPAAALNILREVIMGRELFDFAFQEYAVRWKNKRPTPSDFFRTMEEASGIDLDWFWYGWFYTTDHVDISVDSVYKLRLDTKNPDIDYDRRRQEFNEKPSSLHVDRNTAAKVKTWLELNEDISDFHDDNDRWTVTNKERNKYKETLNKLEPWERKAFERAVKEDKNYYVINFSNLGGLVMPILLDLTYEDGSTESMHIPAEIWRRAPKNVSKLIVTEKGKNLVSVTVDPHWETADVNPDNNHFPRRIIESRIEAFKKEKSKKMEYRDIMHDSKIELKEPKAKVYKK; this is encoded by the coding sequence ATGAACTTAAGAAGTCTATTCATTGCAGCGTCATTCACTGCATTGTTCGTATCACCTGCGCAAGCAACCGTGGTAAAACAAAGCAAAGGCGATTTTGAAGATAAATTTCGCCAGTTAGAAGAAATTCTGCCAACACCAAACGATTACCGTAACGCCGCAGGTGAGCCTGGTAAAGAATACTGGCAACAGCAAGTTGATTATAAAATCAAAGTACAACTTGATGAAGCAAACCGTCGTTTATCTGCCAAGCAAACAGTAACCTATCACAACAACTCGCCGTACCGTTTAAAATATTTATGGTTACAGCTTGAGCAAAACCGCTTCAAAGCAGACTCAATGTCTGAATTAACCGGTGATTTTGGTGGTATTGGTCGTCGCGGCCCTGCAACTAGCAAACCTAGCGGTAGCAAGCCGGCAAAAATCAGTTTTGCCGAGCTGCGTAAGCAACAGTTTTATGCCGATAATACCCTTGGTTACGATGTATTTAATGTTACCGATAAGCGTGGTAAAGCATTAAAAGTAACGTTAGTGGGTAGCCAAGCACGTATCGATTTAAATGAAGCGCTTGATGCTGGTGACGACATTACTTTTAATATCGATTTCGCCTTTAATATCTTAGAAGAAAATGCAGTTTCAGCGCGAGCTGGGTACGAGCACTTCCCTGATGATGCTCGTGAAGGCGGTAATGATATTTTCTTATTAGCCCAATGGTTCCCTCGTTTGGCGGCATTTTCAGATTATGAAGCATGGCACAACAAAGAATTTTTAGGCCGTGGTGAATTCACATTAGAGTTTGGTAACTACGATGTAGAAATGACCGTACCTGCTGATCACATTGTTGCCTCTACTGGTGTTTTGCAAAACGAAAGTAAAGTATTAACTAAACAGCAACGTCAACGTTTAGAACAAGCTAAAACAGCTAAACGCCCAGTATTTATTGTTAGCGAAGAAGAAGCGCTAGAAAACGAAAAAGCGGGCACAAACAAATCTAAAACATGGCACTTTAAAGCTGAAAACGTACGTGACTTTGCTTGGTCTTCATCACGTAAATTCATTTGGGATGCCAAAGGCTACGCCCAAGGTGGTGATGAGCAAGAGCACGTTATGGCAATGTCATACTTTCCAAAAGAAGGTGGTGACTTATGGAAGAAGTACTCTACTGAATCTGTAATTCATACTATGGATGTATACTCACGTTATACATTTGATTACCCATACCCAGTTGCTATCAGTGTAAATGGTCCAGTTGGCGGCATGGAATATCCTATGATCAGCTTTAATGGCCCACGTACTAAATGGCATGAAGATGGCACTCGTACATATACATTGGCAGAAAAACGCTTTTTAATTGGTGTTGTTATCCATGAAGTGGGTCACAACTATTTCCCAATGATCGTAAACTCTGATGAGCGTCAATGGACTTGGATGGATGAAGGTCTAAACAGCTTTTTAGATGGTGTTGCCGGTCGTGAATGGGACCATACAATTCCATGGGGTGTTGAACCTCGCGATATTATTGGTTACATGAAATCTGATGTACAAGTACCTGTTATGACGCAATCAGACAGCGTATTAAACCTTGGTCCAAATGCTTATACAAAACCCGCTGCTGCGTTAAATATATTACGCGAAGTTATTATGGGTCGTGAGTTATTTGATTTCGCTTTTCAAGAGTACGCCGTTCGTTGGAAAAACAAACGTCCTACGCCGTCTGACTTTTTCCGCACCATGGAAGAAGCTTCAGGTATTGATTTAGACTGGTTCTGGTACGGTTGGTTCTATACTACAGATCACGTTGATATCTCAGTAGACAGTGTTTATAAGCTTCGTTTGGACACTAAAAACCCTGACATCGATTATGATCGTCGCCGCCAAGAATTCAATGAAAAACCATCTTCTTTGCATGTTGACCGAAACACTGCAGCAAAAGTAAAAACTTGGTTAGAGCTTAATGAAGATATTAGTGATTTTCATGATGACAATGACCGTTGGACGGTAACCAACAAAGAACGTAACAAATATAAAGAAACGCTGAACAAACTTGAACCTTGGGAGCGCAAAGCGTTTGAACGCGCGGTTAAAGAAGACAAAAATTACTACGTGATTAACTTCTCTAACTTAGGTGGTTTAGTGATGCCTATTTTACTAGACTTAACTTATGAAGATGGCAGCACAGAGTCTATGCATATTCCTGCTGAGATCTGGCGCCGTGCACCTAAAAATGTAAGCAAGTTAATTGTTACTGAAAAAGGTAAAAACTTAGTGTCTGTTACCGTTGATCCTCATTGGGAAACGGCCGATGTAAACCCAGACAATAACCATTTCCCACGTCGCATTATCGAGTCTCGTATTGAAGCATTCAAAAAAGAGAAGTCGAAAAAAATGGAATATCGCGACATTATGCACGACAGCAAAATAGAACTAAAAGAGCCAAAAGCTAAAGTTTACAAAAAGTAA
- the zapE gene encoding cell division protein ZapE yields the protein MSLSEKYQQLINEGQLNFDDAQSNAIKALELLTQHLSAQPKTKLKSRLSKRSWFKRFSQQQPLKGIYLWGKVGRGKTMMMDLFYQNLMTSKKQRMHFHHFMAQTHQQLAELVGQVNPLSVIAKNLAVDIDVLCFDEFFVSDIGDAMILAGLFAELFNQGVVLVTTSNCQPEQLYRNGLQRQRFLPTIDLLNKYCQVVSVNGEKDHRLHQQKYARYIYPLESSKNFLEEQFYQRTNKGLQSGVLEVNSRELTYLARENNIIYFNFSMLCKGARSQLDYIALAKQFKTVFVANVPQFSGKVLDHVASGTEEGYQRSENIFTGMHSKDDEARRFIALVDEFYDQNIELIISSEVDILNLYYGEKLSFEFARCESRLIEMQSDQYPQLI from the coding sequence ATGTCATTAAGCGAAAAATACCAGCAATTGATTAATGAAGGTCAATTAAATTTTGATGATGCGCAAAGCAATGCCATAAAGGCCTTAGAGTTATTAACTCAGCATTTAAGTGCGCAGCCTAAAACGAAATTAAAGTCACGACTTAGTAAGCGTTCTTGGTTTAAACGGTTTTCTCAACAGCAGCCATTAAAAGGTATTTACCTGTGGGGCAAAGTCGGGCGTGGTAAAACCATGATGATGGATTTATTTTACCAAAACCTTATGACATCAAAAAAACAGCGCATGCACTTTCATCATTTTATGGCGCAAACTCATCAACAATTAGCCGAACTTGTTGGTCAAGTGAATCCGTTATCCGTTATTGCTAAAAACTTAGCGGTTGATATCGATGTACTGTGTTTTGATGAGTTTTTTGTTTCTGATATAGGTGATGCGATGATATTGGCTGGATTATTCGCTGAATTATTTAACCAAGGTGTAGTGTTAGTGACAACTTCTAATTGCCAGCCTGAGCAATTGTATAGAAATGGTTTACAACGACAGCGATTTTTACCAACTATCGATTTACTTAATAAATATTGTCAGGTTGTCAGTGTGAATGGTGAAAAAGATCACCGTTTGCATCAGCAAAAATACGCTCGTTATATCTATCCATTAGAATCCTCGAAGAACTTTTTAGAAGAACAGTTTTATCAGCGAACTAATAAAGGTTTGCAATCTGGCGTTCTTGAAGTGAACTCTAGAGAGTTAACGTACTTGGCTAGGGAAAATAATATCATCTATTTTAATTTCTCAATGTTGTGCAAAGGTGCCCGCAGTCAACTTGATTACATCGCTTTAGCCAAACAGTTTAAGACCGTATTTGTCGCCAATGTTCCACAGTTTTCAGGAAAAGTACTCGACCATGTGGCCTCAGGGACTGAAGAAGGTTATCAACGCAGCGAAAATATATTTACTGGTATGCATTCAAAAGATGACGAAGCAAGGCGGTTTATTGCCTTAGTGGATGAATTTTATGATCAAAATATAGAGCTAATTATTAGCAGTGAAGTTGATATTCTAAATCTTTATTATGGCGAAAAACTGAGTTTTGAATTTGCCCGCTGTGAATCAAGATTAATAGAGATGCAAAGTGATCAATATCCGCAACTTATTTAA
- a CDS encoding ABC transporter ATP-binding protein produces the protein MSDIIDICDLKFAWHEQADFEFNIEKFTVHKGEKLFLRGPSGSGKTTLLSLLCGVISADSGELTMLGKNLTQMSPTKRDQFRADHIGVIFQMFNLIPYLTTIENVLLSCNFSPLRKSRALKNSQTLEAEALRLLSHLDMGDENLLHKPVNELSIGQQQRVAAARALMGAPEIIIADEPTSSLDADRCHSFLELLFKECKIAGSTLIFVSHDTRLKEDFDRTVTLNRAVLKNQKDIVTISTEGAM, from the coding sequence GTGTCTGACATTATCGATATTTGTGATTTAAAATTTGCTTGGCATGAACAGGCCGACTTTGAATTTAACATCGAAAAATTTACCGTACATAAAGGTGAAAAACTGTTTTTACGTGGCCCCAGTGGCAGTGGTAAAACTACTTTATTGAGCCTGTTATGTGGTGTTATTTCAGCTGATTCTGGCGAGTTAACAATGTTGGGTAAAAACCTAACTCAAATGTCGCCAACGAAACGCGACCAATTTAGAGCGGATCACATTGGCGTTATTTTCCAAATGTTTAATTTGATCCCATACCTTACTACCATCGAAAACGTATTGTTATCGTGTAACTTCTCGCCGCTGCGTAAATCTCGCGCCCTAAAAAATTCACAAACCTTAGAAGCTGAAGCATTAAGATTGCTTTCGCATTTAGATATGGGCGATGAAAACTTATTACATAAGCCGGTAAATGAATTGAGTATTGGTCAACAACAGCGTGTTGCAGCTGCTCGTGCATTGATGGGGGCGCCAGAGATTATTATTGCTGATGAGCCAACATCATCTTTAGACGCCGACCGGTGTCATAGTTTTTTAGAGTTATTATTTAAAGAATGTAAAATTGCTGGCTCAACGTTAATTTTTGTTAGTCACGACACGCGCTTAAAGGAAGATTTTGACCGTACGGTGACATTGAACCGTGCAGTATTAAAAAATCAAAAAGATATTGTTACTATTTCAACTGAAGGAGCGATGTAA
- a CDS encoding ABC transporter permease yields the protein MAIANLALKSFRNRKVTVFLTIFSIALSVSLLIAIEKVRVQAKDSFTNTISGTDLIVGARTSSVNLLLSSVFQMGTATNGIKYESYEEIASNNTVNWSIPFSLGDSHKGYKVMGTTNDFYNHYKYGSKQSLSTLQGVWFKEITDVVIGNEVAKQLQYKIGDEIIIAHGGADSYIHHDKQPFVISGILAPTATPVDRTVFISLEGIDSLHSDQKSMAVGHDPFLTLGLPDKTNTTKKQVTDSHHSHDEHEHEHEHDTQGHDSEGHDLHEDVSHDHGIDIHSDSFVADNHHDHNHSADTITGFYLGLNERPQALTMMQVVNKYNSEPLMAIMPGVALLELWSVLSIVEKTLFAVSLMVVIISLATMLIILLNSLNQRRREMAILRAIGARPGHIFSLMMGEALAIILSGLALGIGCLYAILFFIKPFILNSFGIYLELGMPSAQEWGLLALVGGAGLIISLFPSMQIYRYALSDGMSIRS from the coding sequence ATGGCGATTGCAAATTTAGCTTTGAAAAGTTTTCGAAACCGTAAAGTTACCGTATTTCTCACCATATTTTCCATTGCACTGAGTGTATCGCTATTAATTGCCATTGAAAAAGTGCGCGTCCAAGCAAAAGATAGTTTTACCAATACCATATCAGGGACCGACTTAATTGTTGGCGCTAGAACCAGTTCGGTAAACTTATTGCTGTCGTCTGTGTTTCAAATGGGCACTGCAACCAATGGTATTAAATATGAATCTTATGAAGAAATAGCAAGCAATAATACCGTAAATTGGTCAATTCCATTCTCTTTAGGTGATTCTCATAAAGGCTATAAGGTAATGGGTACGACTAATGATTTTTATAATCATTATAAATACGGCAGCAAGCAATCACTGTCGACGTTACAAGGTGTTTGGTTCAAAGAGATAACCGATGTAGTTATAGGTAATGAAGTTGCTAAGCAGCTGCAATATAAGATTGGTGACGAAATTATAATTGCTCATGGCGGCGCAGATAGTTATATACATCATGACAAACAACCGTTTGTTATATCCGGTATTCTAGCACCTACTGCAACACCTGTAGATAGAACTGTGTTTATCAGCCTTGAAGGTATTGATTCATTACATAGTGATCAAAAAAGCATGGCAGTAGGTCATGATCCTTTTTTAACTTTAGGCTTACCTGATAAAACCAATACTACTAAAAAGCAAGTTACAGATTCCCATCATTCCCATGATGAACATGAACATGAACATGAACATGACACGCAGGGACATGATTCAGAAGGGCATGATTTGCACGAAGATGTTTCGCATGATCATGGCATCGATATTCATAGCGACAGTTTTGTTGCAGATAACCACCACGATCATAACCATAGTGCCGATACTATAACGGGCTTTTACTTAGGGTTAAATGAACGCCCGCAAGCGTTAACCATGATGCAAGTTGTTAATAAGTATAACAGTGAGCCATTAATGGCAATTATGCCCGGTGTTGCTTTATTAGAACTTTGGTCAGTGCTGTCTATCGTTGAGAAAACCTTATTCGCAGTATCACTGATGGTGGTGATCATCAGCTTAGCAACTATGCTTATTATTTTATTAAACAGTTTAAACCAGCGCCGTAGAGAAATGGCTATACTTAGAGCTATAGGTGCTCGTCCAGGTCACATTTTCTCGTTAATGATGGGGGAAGCTTTAGCAATTATATTATCTGGTTTAGCGTTAGGTATTGGCTGCTTATATGCTATTTTATTTTTTATAAAACCTTTTATTCTCAACAGCTTTGGTATTTACTTAGAGTTAGGAATGCCATCAGCCCAAGAATGGGGATTACTTGCGCTTGTTGGAGGTGCAGGTTTAATCATAAGTTTATTCCCAAGTATGCAAATTTATCGATATGCGCTATCTGATGGCATGTCAATTCGAAGTTAA
- a CDS encoding DUF3299 domain-containing protein — MKNILSLFSIVAVLFSTVAFATDVTSNESKQIDWSTLNEHVQVKEIANPFENLEIEQIRMLQQVAIVDDITASGQEIDAESKKLADTARKTLADQGIDIKSMFKIREEIITQREQEFQSTNPALDNQNIEMSGFLLPLEFEGKKIKEFLLVPYVGACIHEPPPAPNQIVYAKLKTPVEPPSLSMFTAIKVNGLMKSELVSPELNLVDGAKQIPTSYTLTVDSVEFIEPNK; from the coding sequence ATGAAAAATATTCTTTCCCTATTTTCTATTGTAGCCGTACTTTTTAGTACTGTGGCATTCGCTACAGATGTGACTTCAAATGAGAGCAAACAAATAGATTGGTCTACATTGAATGAACATGTTCAAGTCAAAGAAATAGCTAACCCATTCGAAAATTTAGAGATTGAGCAAATCCGTATGTTACAACAAGTTGCGATTGTTGATGACATTACTGCCAGCGGCCAAGAAATTGATGCTGAATCTAAAAAACTCGCTGATACAGCTCGTAAAACCTTGGCCGATCAAGGCATTGATATTAAATCTATGTTTAAAATTAGAGAAGAAATTATTACTCAACGTGAGCAGGAATTTCAATCAACTAACCCTGCTTTAGATAACCAGAATATTGAAATGTCTGGATTCTTATTACCTTTAGAGTTTGAAGGTAAGAAGATCAAAGAATTTTTATTAGTACCATACGTAGGCGCTTGTATTCATGAGCCGCCACCAGCGCCAAATCAAATTGTATATGCAAAATTAAAAACTCCGGTAGAGCCGCCTTCGTTAAGTATGTTCACTGCGATTAAAGTTAATGGTTTGATGAAAAGTGAATTAGTGTCGCCAGAATTAAACTTAGTGGATGGCGCTAAGCAAATTCCAACCAGTTATACGTTAACTGTGGATAGTGTTGAATTTATTGAACCAAATAAATAG
- a CDS encoding GNAT family N-acetyltransferase produces the protein MKLLETTHLLIRRIRADDAAFILVLLNEASFIENIGDKQVRTLADALNYIKTGPQQMYKDFGFALHIVCLKNSNKPIGMCGLLKRDTLPEPDIGFAFLEQYSGKGYGYESAKAVLDYEVQDKQLKTVLAITAINNPASRALLFKLGFVFDKQVQLAGMEKDSNLYQYCN, from the coding sequence ATGAAGCTTTTAGAAACAACTCACTTACTTATTAGGCGCATTCGTGCAGATGATGCAGCATTTATTTTAGTGTTACTCAATGAAGCCAGTTTCATTGAGAATATAGGCGACAAACAAGTTCGAACATTAGCTGATGCGCTAAACTATATAAAAACCGGCCCGCAACAAATGTATAAAGATTTTGGTTTTGCTCTACACATTGTTTGTTTGAAAAACTCGAATAAACCGATTGGCATGTGTGGCCTATTAAAAAGGGATACATTACCTGAGCCGGATATTGGTTTTGCTTTTCTTGAACAATACAGTGGCAAAGGTTACGGCTATGAATCGGCAAAAGCAGTGTTAGACTATGAAGTACAAGATAAACAGCTTAAAACCGTGCTAGCTATAACTGCTATCAATAATCCAGCATCTAGGGCGTTATTATTCAAGCTGGGCTTTGTCTTTGATAAGCAAGTGCAATTAGCAGGTATGGAAAAGGACAGTAATTTATATCAATATTGTAACTAA
- a CDS encoding lipoprotein intramolecular transacylase Lit: protein MKSLVTSFWLVFCISILLFSFGLSWQINKSVNFTYPVWYQVLDIDAHISKYAPQNKYNKQDFVFTDKDQHVKLFEQVVIAINNHGKNLDKIAYHSKNKQQLLFTQSEVIHLQDVSNLVDTLRLVWLVNLLPLILLSLLYMQKKLHMPSTKLKVTALIVSVVVVISSFAIFGFKKIFYYLHTAVFPDNHQWFFYYQESLMSTFMKAPDLFAAMGVNLLVVGIIIFSCCYYFINIQSIKSSILNR from the coding sequence ATGAAAAGTTTAGTTACATCTTTCTGGCTGGTATTTTGTATTTCAATACTACTGTTCTCTTTTGGGCTAAGCTGGCAAATAAATAAAAGCGTAAATTTTACCTACCCAGTGTGGTATCAGGTTTTAGATATTGATGCTCATATAAGCAAATATGCCCCGCAAAATAAATATAATAAACAAGATTTTGTTTTTACAGATAAAGATCAACACGTTAAATTATTTGAGCAGGTAGTGATAGCAATAAATAACCATGGTAAAAATCTCGATAAAATTGCATATCATAGTAAAAACAAACAACAATTATTATTTACTCAAAGCGAAGTAATACATCTTCAGGATGTAAGTAACTTAGTAGATACACTTAGACTAGTATGGCTAGTAAATTTGCTTCCTTTAATATTGCTAAGTTTGTTGTACATGCAGAAAAAGCTACATATGCCAAGTACTAAACTAAAAGTTACAGCACTAATTGTAAGTGTTGTAGTGGTTATTTCGAGCTTTGCAATATTCGGATTTAAGAAGATCTTCTATTATTTACACACTGCGGTATTTCCCGATAATCATCAATGGTTCTTTTATTATCAGGAATCGTTAATGAGTACTTTTATGAAAGCACCAGATTTATTTGCGGCAATGGGAGTTAACTTATTGGTAGTGGGAATAATTATATTCAGCTGTTGTTATTACTTCATTAATATACAATCCATAAAAAGCTCTATTCTAAATCGATAG
- a CDS encoding helix-turn-helix domain-containing protein has protein sequence MVFNKNKKAAVLLLVSFDQVLGKHCKEELSPFCELDTVSSMDGLEQYSSLPSAIIYLMDYTSATHLHNVEYIRNQYSNSLLFVVTTAVSIPLLHQSLHLGVDDLFLFPFSEQDKHSLVCTLKNKTEINCFTEKLESQQNLPCAEVSRENPISSLLNIIERDFAKGPSLQDLSHDIHLSPSRLCHMFKDLCGLTYSHYLLCRKLEESERLLTDSESSVTTISYQMGFSNPSHFCRSFKEHFNITPNSYAQGNRELKQSPTYIRYQRLRSELIPNMGSVMQGNFNTLEGRESVG, from the coding sequence ATGGTGTTTAATAAAAATAAAAAAGCAGCCGTATTGCTTTTAGTTTCATTTGACCAAGTGTTAGGAAAACACTGCAAGGAAGAGTTGAGCCCATTTTGTGAGTTAGATACTGTTAGCTCTATGGATGGGTTAGAGCAATATTCAAGTCTACCTAGCGCGATCATATATTTAATGGATTACACCAGTGCAACTCATTTGCACAACGTAGAATATATAAGAAATCAATACAGCAACAGCTTACTTTTTGTGGTGACAACTGCTGTATCTATTCCTTTATTACATCAATCATTACACCTTGGAGTTGATGATTTATTTCTTTTTCCATTCTCTGAGCAAGATAAGCATAGTTTAGTTTGTACGCTGAAAAATAAAACAGAGATCAACTGTTTTACTGAAAAGCTAGAAAGTCAGCAAAACCTGCCCTGTGCTGAAGTTAGTAGAGAAAATCCAATATCTTCTTTGCTCAATATCATTGAGAGAGACTTTGCCAAAGGACCATCTTTGCAAGATTTGTCTCACGACATTCACTTAAGCCCAAGCCGATTGTGTCATATGTTCAAAGATTTATGCGGCCTAACCTATAGTCATTATCTTTTATGTCGAAAACTTGAAGAAAGTGAACGTTTGCTTACCGATAGTGAAAGCTCTGTTACTACGATTTCTTATCAAATGGGTTTTTCAAACCCTTCGCATTTTTGTAGGAGCTTTAAAGAGCATTTTAATATAACACCAAATTCTTACGCGCAAGGTAACAGAGAGTTAAAACAAAGCCCAACTTATATTAGATACCAACGGTTACGGTCTGAATTAATCCCTAATATGGGATCTGTCATGCAAGGTAATTTTAACACTTTAGAAGGAAGAGAAAGTGTTGGCTAA